A stretch of the Nicotiana tabacum cultivar K326 chromosome 6, ASM71507v2, whole genome shotgun sequence genome encodes the following:
- the LOC142182029 gene encoding uncharacterized protein LOC142182029 encodes MFSVNLERASMFSVNLMPLSMFRQLGLGEPRPTTIILQLADRFLAHPEGVIEDVLVQVGSFIFPAYFIILDYEPDQEVPFILGRPFLATSRDIIDVCEGKITVRVGDRVEVFNVYRALKLPAHYE; translated from the coding sequence ATGTTTAGCGTCAACTTGGAGCGAGCATCTATGTTTAGCGTCAACTTGATGCCGCTATCTATGTTTAGACAGTTGGGGTTGGGTGAGCCACGCCCAACAACAATTATCTTACAATTAGCTGATCGCTTCCTTGCTCATCCCgagggagtgattgaagatgtgctagTTCAAGTGGGTTCTTTCATATTCCCTGCTTATTTCATTATCCTAGACTACGAGCCCGATCAGGAAGTCCCATTTATTTTGGGGCGTCCATTTCTAGCCACGAGCCGAGATATTATTGATGTTTGCGAAGGAAAGATCACAGTGAGAGTGGGTGATCGAGTGGAGGTCTTCAATGTTTATAGAGCACTCAAGTTACCAGCCCACTATGAATAG